One window from the genome of Hydra vulgaris chromosome 02, alternate assembly HydraT2T_AEP encodes:
- the LOC136076133 gene encoding uncharacterized protein LOC136076133, giving the protein MRILKDKDLKNKAEKINWDKIEFPVSLDKITQFEKNNKDISVNVYGFEKSVYPLRISKDNDRQHLIDLLLISDGEKSHYCLIKSLSRLLSSQTCSKQHTTYYCRSCLLGYNSEKSLSKHKLYCNTHDSVRIELPNRGSTMQFSSPVTFTASSETDDVAQIFVDSLQEDIKKIYDMIKFSKKMIFTNKNKYDFDEATECHICGEYLGEDRVRDHCHTNGKYRGAAHNSCNLKHKIPKFFPVLFHNLFGYDSHLFIKKLSEGKMSCIPNNEEKYMNFSREIKVGEFTSKEGENIEIRRELRFLDSYRFMLSSLDALSKNLLKEQCKNIGKLYSGKQLDLLLRKGIYPYDWVDSVDKFNETQLPPKELFFSKLNDEGIIEDDYSHAKNVWNEFKRKPFRDLS; this is encoded by the exons ATGAGAATCCTCAAAGataaagatcttaaaaataaagctgaaaaaataaattgggaTAAAATAGAATTTCCAGTTTCATTAGataaaattacacaatttgagaaaaataataaagatatcaGTGTTAATGTGTATGGATTTGAAAAGTCAGTTTATCCTTTACGCATTTCAAAAGATAATGATCGTCAACATTTAatagatttattattaatttcagaTGGAGAAAAAAGTCATTACtgcttaataaaaagtttaagcagATTGCTTTCTTCACAAACATGTAGTAAGCAACATACTACATACTATTGTAGAAGTTGTTTACTTGGATACAACTCTGAAAAATCATTATCTAAACATAAATTGTATTGTAATACACATGATTCAGTTAGAATTGAACTTCCTAATCGAGGTTCAACAATGCAATTT AGCAGTCCAGTTACATTTACTGCAAGTAGTGAAACAGATGATGTTgcacaaatttttgttgatagTTTACAAGAAgatattaagaaaatttatgatatgattaagttttcaaaaaagatgatatttacgaataaaaataaatatgattttgatGAAGCAACTGAATGTCACATTTGTGGAGAATATTTAGGAGAAGATCGAGTGCGTGACCACTGCCATACTAATGgaaaatatagaggtgctgcTCATAATAgttgtaatttaaaacataaaattccaaaattctTTCCAGTTctatttcacaatttatttGGCTATGATTCTCActtgtttataaagaaattatctGAAGGGAAAATGAGCTGTATCCCAAACAACGAAGAAAAATATATGAACTTTTCTAGAGAAATTAAAGTTGGAGAGTTTACTAGTAAAGAGGGGGAGAATATTGAAATTAGGCGTGAACTTCGTTTCTTAGATAGTTATAGATTTATGCTTTCTAGTTTAGAtgctttatcaaaaaatttattaaaagaacagtgtaaaaatattggaaaattgTATTCTGGGAAACAATTAGATTTACTACTAAGAAAAGGTATTTACCCTTATGATTGGGTAGattctgttgataaatttaatgaaacCCAATTACCTCCAAAAGAGTTGTTCTTTTCTAAATTGAATGATGAAGGCATTATCGAAGATGATTACTCACATGCTAAAAATGTGTGGAATGAGTTTAAACGTAAACCTTTTAGAGACTTATCATAA